Proteins from a genomic interval of Candidatus Acetothermia bacterium:
- the scpB gene encoding SMC-Scp complex subunit ScpB — MDAKALVEAALFVADRPLSLRRLSQALGLAEEVVGTALAALAADLISPDRGLELAQEGGGYTLRVKGELAERVRPLAPHQDIPEPVLRTLAVIAWKTPILQCEVVKLRGQRAYGHIRDLVARGFVQAQDQGPTKVLSVTPTLLRYFGVATLDELRAQLEADTPRPSGAPASHHGPSPEPAG; from the coding sequence ATGGACGCCAAGGCCCTGGTTGAGGCGGCCCTGTTCGTGGCCGACCGCCCCCTTTCCCTGCGCCGGCTCTCCCAGGCCCTGGGGCTCGCGGAGGAGGTGGTGGGGACGGCGCTCGCGGCGCTGGCCGCCGACCTCATCTCCCCGGATCGGGGGCTCGAGCTCGCCCAAGAAGGTGGCGGGTACACGCTGCGGGTTAAAGGGGAATTGGCGGAGCGGGTCCGGCCACTTGCCCCGCACCAGGACATCCCCGAGCCGGTGCTGCGTACCCTGGCCGTCATCGCCTGGAAGACCCCCATCCTCCAGTGCGAGGTGGTGAAGCTCCGGGGGCAGCGCGCCTACGGTCATATCCGGGACCTCGTCGCCCGCGGGTTCGTCCAGGCCCAGGACCAAGGGCCCACGAAAGTCCTGTCCGTAACCCCTACCCTCCTCCGCTACTTCGGGGTGGCCACGCTGGACGAACTCCGGGCCCAATTGGAGGCGGACACCCCGAGGCCCTCCGGGGCGCCCGCTTCCCACCACGGCCCCTCCCCCGAGCCCGCAGGTTGA